One Streptomyces umbrinus genomic window, CGAAGGGCATCGACAGCCTGTCCCTGCTGTGGCTTGCGGAGAACTCGAAGGCAAGGGTCACGATCGTCGCGCCGGGCACGGTCGCGCAGCAGCCGGCCGAAGCGCGACAGGCAATCCAGTGCTGCCGCGAGCGGATCGCCGAGATCGTCGAGCTGGGTGCCGCAGAGCTGGGGACACCGGCGTATCACGCACGTAATCGGTGGATGGTGGACCGCTCCGACATGGTGATCGGCTTTCCGCTAGACGGTCCCGAAGGCACGTCCGGTACGTGGCAGACCCTCAACTACAGTGCCCAACAGGGGAAACCTCGGCTGATCGTGCCCGTGTAACCCGTGCAGCGGGCATCATGTAGGCATGACCGCGCACGACAGGCGTGTCGGCGCCGCCACACTCAAGCGGCTCAGGCTGTCCCGCTGTTGGTCACTGGCGGACACCGCGCGAGCAATCATCGACGCGGCGTCCCGGCTCGGGCAGCCCCTCGGCTCCAGCGTCCCCAGTGTGCAGCGGTCCGTGGCCCGGTGGGAGAGCCCGACGGCGCCGATCATGCCGGGCGAGCGTTATCAGCTCCTACTCGCTCACATCTATGCAGACGGCTCAGACGGACAGCACAGTCTCGGCCGTGGCTCGGACTTCGCCGAACTACTCGACGCCCTTGCCCACCTGGGGGAAAGTGAGCGTCGGCTTCACGAGCTGCGCGCGCTGCTCGTGCGAACAGCTACTGATGCGGGCGGCGGTTTGCTCGCGCTGCTCGGTCCGACGACGCAGCGCGCCATGACTGCAGCGCTCGCCGAGCCGTCCCACGTCGACAAGGAGCTGCTCTCCGGGATGCGCGCCGCGATCGGCGACGTGAACGGGCAAGTTGGCAGCATCCCGTTTGTGCGGCTGCAACTGCTGCTCGCCCCCGTTGTCGAATGCTGTCGCCGAGTGCTCGCGGGCGCCGTACCCGCGCCGCTGCTCCCCGATCTGCGCTCGATCGCCGCAGAGGCATACACCCTCGCCGGCCGCCTCGCCTTCGAGACCCGGGACGACGAAGCATCACGCGCTCTGTACTCCGCGGCCACCGACACAGCCGGCCGCATCGGCAACCCGTGGCGGCGCGCGATCGTCCACATGAGCCACGCCCTGGTCACCCTCTACACGACGCCTGGTATCGACGCCGCGCGCAACCTCGTCGATGCCGCGGTACGCGACGCACGAGCCGGTGCGAGCATCGCCGTCCGGGCGCGTGCGCACGCACTGCAGGCGGAGATCGCCTCACGCGCGGGAGCTCAACGGCATGCGCAGGCTGCCCTGTCGCTGGCCTGGTTCGACATGGAGGGCGACCAGGACGGCGATCCGTCGGCGATCAGTTTCTCGCCCGCCCACCTGCGCGGCTTCGACGGGCTGTGCGAGTTGTACGTCGGCGATCCCGCAGTGGCTCACGATGCGTTCGCCAGGTCCGCCCACGCGCTCACCACGCAGCGCGATCGGGTGCAGCGCACCATCGTCACCACCGATCAGGCGCTCGCCCGCATCCGACTCGGCGACCCGCACTCCGCCGCCGATCTGTTGCACCAGTGCATCGACGGGGCATCAAGCGCTGGCGGCCGAGTCGCCACCATCCGGCTGCGCCGAGCACGCCACGAGCTGCGCCCATGGCGTACCGAGGGCTTCGTCGCCGACCTCGACGACCACCTCATCGGCACCCTCGGCGCGTAGGGCACCAATATCGCGCACCACCATCGTTCAGCCAATGTCCACATGGCCGGTGGACCATCCCTGCGGACATCGAGCTGACGAGCCTCGGCCAGCGCAGTGAAAGCCCAGAGGGCAGCCGCCCGCACATGGTCCGGAATGGTGCATGAACATGCCGTCAGTTGACCGCCTGGGCAGCCCCTTGCCGTAGGCCGAGTCCCTGACCATTGCGAACGGTGGCGGAGAGCAGACGGCGAGATGCCATGTTCCGGCAGGATCCTTCTGGAGACAGTGCGCACACTAGCCGAGTCACGGCAGTGACTGGTTTTCTGGGGCGCTGTTGAGATCCCGTCGCCCGCGGCAGATGATGTTCACGAGCATCGGTATCCCGGTGCCTGGTGATCGGTAGCGGCTGAACGGGGACGTAAGGTGCTGCGACGGCGTACCAGCGTCCTGCCTGGTTCTTCATGAGGAACCGTCTGCAGCTGCTGCTCCAGGTCATGTTGGTGCTGGTCGCAAGTCTGCTGGGTATCGTCACCAACTACGCTACCAACGAGAACGACGTTCCCTGGCTCCTGCACCTGCTGCAACAGGTCGCGATACCGGCCATCGGCCTGCTGATCGTCACGATGGTGGTTGTGCAGGTCGTCGTCTACCGGCTGGAAAACCCCGCGCCACCGCCAACAGACTGGCCCCGCGACCGGGTCCCGTACCCTGGTCTGGACGCTTTTGTGGAGGACGAGGCCGCGGTCTTCTTCGGCAGACGGGCCCAGTCCGAGGATCTGACGCATCGGCTTCACGCAGTACAGGACCGGCCTGCCGACAGATTCCTTGTGCTCGTCGGTGCGTCAGGGAGCGGCAAGTCGTCCCTGGTGAGAGCAGGTGTGATGCCGCGGCTGCGCGGTCGACGCTGGTCGGTCCTGCCCGCCTTCTCCCCTGGTCCCAACCCCCTTGGGGCCTTGGCCTCCGCCATCGCCACCGCTGGCGGGGAGCCCGAGTCCGTAAACGCGGTACTGCGGCGTCTTCGGCTGGACCCCACTGCACTGCTCGCCGAGCTGTCCGGACTGCGTGGGGGCAGGTTTCGCCGCATGCTCCTCGTGGTCGATCAGTTCGAAGAGGTCATCACGCTCGCCGGCGAGCGTGAACGCACGCAGTTCCTCGACGCCCTCCACGCCTGCGTAACGCGGGATTCCCGGATCCGGGTGCTCGCCACGCTGCGCGTGGACTTCCTCGGACAACTCCTCGGCACGGACCACGCCGAGCTCTTCCAACATCCGGTCGCCATCGGCGCACTCGGCAGGAGCCAGCTCGGCCAGGCGGTGGAGCAACCGGGCACGCTGGTGGGCTTGTCCTTCGCGCCCGGCGTCGTGGAAGCCATCGTCAACGACGCGGGCACTGACGACGCGCTGCCGCTGCTCGCCTATCTGCTGCAGGAGCTCTACTTCGCCTCTGGTCCCGGTGAGATGGTCACCGAGGAGCTCTATCACCGCCTCGGCGGTGTGGCCGGCGCCCTCGCCCGGCAAGCCGACCACACCGTGGCGGAGCTCGGTGCCGAGGGCGACAGCATCGACTTCGTGCTGAGGGTGCTGCTGCGCTTCGTCACTGTCCAAGGCCAGGAGGTGGCCCGGCGGCGCGTGCCGCTCGCCGAGCTGACAGCACAGGAACGACGCGTCGTGGACGCCTTCGTCGAGGCACGCCTGCTGATGTCCGACGTACGCGTCGCCCAGGAGCCCTACGCCCAGGTGACGCACGAGGCGCTGTTTCGCCAGTGGGCCCCCTTACGGCAGGAGGTTGAGGCGCGCGCCGAGCAGCTACGCCAGCGCGCGGAACTCGAACAGTGGGCGGAGGACTGGGAGCGCTCCGGCCGCAGCGCCGACTACCTGCTCACCGGCGAGAGGTTGACCCTGGCCCAACGCTGGCTGCTCATCCTGCAAGAGACCGGGCAAGCCGCGGAGGCGACGCAGTCGCTCGTGGAGTCCTCGCAACGGCATGATCTCGCCTTCCTGCGCCGCGTCTCAGACAGCATCGGGCAGTACGCGCTCGGCGCCGTGGAACAGCAGCCGGAGCAGTCCCTTCTGCTGACGCTGGCAGCACTGGGCGAATGCACACCGACAGCAGCCGCCCGGCGTGGCCTGATGACGGCTCTGGCATCCAGCCACCTACGCACCCAACTCGACGGCCACACCGACACCGTCCGTCACATCGCCTGGTCACCGAACGGCCTCCTGTTGGCCACCGCGTCGCGAGACGGCACCGCCAGAGTCTTCGACGCGCAGTCCGGTCGCTCGCTGCGGGTCCTCCCCTCCGAGGGCGCCATGGTCGAGGGCGTAGCCTGGTCGCCGGACTCCACCCAGATCGCCACCGTGGGCCGCGACCACGTCGTACGGATCTGGGACGCCGCATCCGGAGAGCCTCTGCGGTTACTCACCGGCGCCTCCTACATCGGGCGACAGGTCGCCTGGTCACCCAACGGACGCTGGATAGCCGGCACTTCACGCGACCAGACGGTCCGCGTGTGGGCCGCCAATACAGGTGACCTCGTCCACGAGCTGCACGGACATCACGACGACGTGTGGGGCATCGCCTGGTCCCCAGACAGCACACGCCTGGCCTCGGCCTCACACGATCAGACCGCCCTCGTGTGGGACCTGTCCACCGGCACGTCGGTGACGACGCTGACCGGCCACTCCGACTTCGTGGAGGGCATCGCCTGGTCCCCGGACGGACGTCTCATCGCCACCGGCTCCGGTGACCACACTGTGCGGATCTTCGACGCAGAGAGCGGCGCACTGCGGCTCCTGGTACGCGGCCACACGGACTACGTCTGGAACGTCGCCTGGTCACCCGACGGGCAGATGCTCGCCTCGGCCTCCTCTGACCAGACCGTACGGATCGTCGACGCCCACGACGCGAGAGTCATCGCCGTCCTGCGCGGACACACCGACACGGTCTGGGGAGTGACGTGGTCCCCATCGGGTGGCCAGCTCGCCACCAGCTCCACCGACGGCACCGGACGCGTATGGGACCTGCGGCCACACGGCGCCGAAAGCTTGCTTCTCGACGGGCACCGCGGACCCGTGAACCAGGCGGCTTGGTCTCGCGACGACACCCGCATCGCCACCGCGTCGGACGACGGAATAGTGCGCGTCTGGGACGCCGCCACAGGCGCCCTGTCCGGCCCCGTGGTCGAACAGACGGACCGCGTTTGGAGCGCCGCGTGGTCACCGCTCGACGACCGGCTGGCCATTAGCACCAACGACGGCGTCTTTCGCATCGTCCACACGAGCCAGGACAACGCCCTCGACCACCGGGGAGCCGTCGTCGAGTCGGTCGCCTGGTCCCCCGACGGCAACCGCATCGCCACCGGGGACCACGACGGAACCGTGCGTGTCTGGTCGTCCCAAGCCGGGGCGGAGCTAAGTTCCCTGGCAGGGCACCAGGACTGGATCAACCGCATCGCGTGGTCCTCCAGCGGCCGCCTGCTGGCCAGCGCTTCGGACGACCGTACGTGCCGACTCTGGGACGTGGCCGAATGCCGACAGCTCACCGTGCTCCGCGGTCACGACAACTACGTCGACGACGTCGCCTGGTCACCCGACGAACAGCGCATCGCCACCGCTTCCGGGGACTGGACGGCCGCAGTCTGGAATACCACGACGGGCCGCCACATCGAGAGCCTTAAGGGCCACGAGGGACGGGTGCGCGCCATCGACTGGTCCCCAGACGGCCGACTCATCGCCACCGGATCCGACGACCGCACGGTGCGCATCTGGTCGTCCGCCACCTTCGAGGAGATCGCCATCGTGGGCGTGCACCAGGACAAAGTGGCCTCGGTCGCCTGGTCCCGGGACGGCACGCGCCTACTCACCGCGTCCTTCGACGGCACCGCCCGCGTGTGGCCCGCCGACCCCGACTTCAACCGCCTGGAGGCGGGAGCCCGCGGTCGGGTCTTCCGCGTCCTCAGCGACGACGAGCGGCGACACCACATGCTGCCGCTGGCCCGGTGATCACAACTGCGGCTCGACCGCCTCGACCGTGCGGTCATCGGTGTGCACCAGGTACTCGTCCGGATCGAGATTCATCGCCTTCCGCTCCGGCGAGGCCCAGTAGAGCGCGTTGCGGTCGGCGAAGGTCTCCGGGCCCTCGTAGGAGATGAGCCACACGAACTGGTTGCGCTCGCGGTCCACCCAGGCGCCGCCGATGGAGAAGCCCAGCTCCAGGCGAAGCGGCACGATTTCCGCACGCCACCGCTCCACCCACTCGTCGAGCATGCCCTCCCGGACGGTGTAGGTGCGCAGCTGGGTGGTCTTGGGCATACGAGTCCCTCCCCATTCGCAGTTCTCGGACCGCAGAGTATGTGTCGGAGCGAGGCCATCGGTACTTACCGAAAGGGCCGGAACGGCCACTGTTGGCTTTCACCGCAGTATGCGCCCGATGGGGAACCGCAGTCGACGTGCCTCCCCATCCGGAGACATCACCAGTGGCTGACACCCGACCACAGGTTCAACCCGACGGGAAACCGGGCTACAGGCCCATCGGCAGGAGACCCAAGCCGACACAGGCCCTCCCACGCCTCCTCCGATCGCGGAACCGGACGGCGACATCGCTGAGGAGGACTGACTCAGCAGGCGCCAGCGGCACTGAGCATGCTGTCGGCCACTGCTTACGCCTCGCTCTCAGACCCGTCCTCGTCGCCGTGCTCGGGCGTGGCCCCGATCGAGGCCGTCCCCGGATCGGCTTGCTCCGTGTCTTCCATGGGCTCGGCGTACTTCGCGGCGAGCCGGGCGAGGTGCAGGGCGAGTGGAAGCTGGAGCGCGTTGGCATAGTCGTCCGGGAAGCGCTGCTGGTGGACGTACATGGCCCACTGCTCCGGATCGTCGCCTGGTTGGAGTGCTGCCATGCAGAGGTCCAGGATTTCGGGATTCCACGCCGGCGTACCTGGCATGCGTAGAGACCGTCCGGCTGTGTTCCGGTGCTCGGTGAACTTACTGATGTCACGGGGGTGTCCGTGCTGGCTGGCCTTGTCCGAGGTGCTCGCGAAGAGACGATTGTCCTGCGGCGCGTCAGCGGGCACCCAGAGCCCCTTGGCAACCCCGGCGCCCACGTCCCCGTCGGGTGCCCACCACTGCGGTGTCTCCTCCCGGTCGTGGCTCGCGATGCGGACGACCCGCAGGCGGCGGCCGTGCGCGGCAAGCCGCTGAAGTGGTCCGGCGCCCAGGCTCAGGCGGTCGACGGCCAGCCCGGGGTTGGTCAACCACGGCCAGCGCTGGCGGGTGTTCTGTGCGTGGGTGAGGACGAGGGTCGGCTCGCCGCGCAGCTTGTACAGCGTCTGCTTGACGAACAGGGCGGTTGCGTCTTCCTGCTGCTTCCGCGTCCTGAGATCTGTGCTGCGGATCTTTCCGGTGAGGCTGCGCAGCAACTCGGGGTACGGCACCCAGTCCGACGTTTCCGCCGTACGGCCGAGCACACAGTCCTGGCCAGGACGGATGAGTACGGCGATCGGGGTGAACTGCGGGTATTTGTTGTCGCGGCTGACGTTGCGCTTGACGAGCCAGAAGGCGAGCTGGTTCAGGGCCTCCGGGATGGCCGCACCGAGTGAATGCTCGGGCAGGAACCGCATCCCGAGCTGCCGCAGGCCATCGCTCCAGGCAGCCTTGGCCCGGTGCGGGTCCGAAACAGCCTCTGGCTTGGTGCCGTCCGGGTCCGGGAGGTCCAAGAACTGGCTGACCAGGCCGGCGTCAGCAAGCCCCACACGCAGCGCGGACTTAGGGTCGCTGGTGCGACGCCGGAAGCCGTCCTTGCCCTCCAACTCGACGAATGCCAGCTGAGGGTGCGTGCCCAGATCGGTCGTCCAGGTGCGCATTGCGTCACGCGCCGCACGCCGTCGCGTATCCATGGCGGCGTCCCATTCGTCGCCGCGCCGCAGAGTGCTGCCCTCACCCAGCGGGCCGACGAGTTCCCCGGCCTGCCGGACGTGGAGACGCACGGTCAGGTCGGGATGGTCCCACTGCCACAGGTCGGGGCCACCGGCCGTGCGGTGCTGCGCGAGGCCGAGGTTCTCCTCGGCAGCCGCGACCAGGTGGTCGCGCATGGTATCGGTCTGGTGCAGCAGTACGGCGGTGAGCCCAGCGGGGCCGACGGCGCGCACGAGAAGGGGGCGCCGTCGGGCGGCGTTGCGCGCCTGCCGCTCGACATTCTCCCGGTCGATCCTCGCCTTGTCCTCGTCGGTGGCCTTCTTCGGCACGGAGGCGGTGGACTCGAGCACGTTGTGCGGAGTCTGGCGCCGGATCCCGCTGCGCCGGGATGTGCTGACGCGCATGAACTCAGGTGACAGTGCCGCCGTGGCCCACTCCGTCAGGCGCCGTCGCTCCTGCGGCGCGATTCCGGCCTGTACCCCGTGTCGTCCCATCATCGTGTGGTGCACCACTGCGGCGGTGACGCCGTCCCGGCCGGTGAGCCAGGTCTCCGGCTCCTTGGCCATGAGGTCGGGTGAGGGGAAGCGGGGGACGGCAGAGATCTGGTTCAGCATCCCCTCCGGCCCTCCCTGAACCCACGCGTAGCCCCCGGTCTGGGGCACCCAGCGCAGGCCGCCGACCGCGAACCGTTCCGGGGCGGGTCCGTCGGGCACAAGGCTCTGGTCTGCCAGCAGGTAGACGGAGGCGCTTCCCCGCTGCGGCAGCCAGACGGGACCACGTACCCATCGGCGTACACCGGTGGAGATGTGGATGCGGGGAGTCGGGTCGAAGGGAGCGGTGCGCAGACAGATCCGGATGTACGCGGAGTAGTTCCACACCTTGGCCTTCGCACCACGTCCGGTGGGGTGCTCCAGCGGCGGCCAGGAGACGAGCTCGGCCCCGGGAGCTCCTGCGTCCATCGCGACCTGCCGGAACGAAAGCCGCTCGCCGAAGTGCTCGTAGGCCGGTACCTGACGTGCGATGCGGGCGGCGAGGACCTCGGGCAGAAGCCGCCACAGGTGGTCGGCGGGCACGGCGGTGCCGCCGTCACCGACGGTCTGCTCCAGCATGTCGACGCTGAGGAGATCCCACTCCAGGCCGTCGATGTCCAGCAGGGAGGCGGTCTCCTTGACTTTGGCGTGTCCCTCGGGGCCCGGCTGCAGATCGCGCAGCCAGGCGTGGATGAAGGTGCTCATCACCGCCTTGGGATAGGGGGCGTTCGCGTACAGCCAGGGCCAGCCGTCGTCGAGTGGGGCCCTCTTGGCCACGGATACCAAGTCGGGGGCAACGGCGGCGATCACCTGGTTGAGCCGCTTGATGGGCACCGACACCTTGCCACGGTCGCGCCGCTCGGGCTTGCCGTGCTGCCAGTGGTCCTTGAGAGGGTCCCGCCAGGCTCGGGGGAAGGCGAGTGCGTAGTGGGGCATGAGGAAGGGATCGCCGCCCGGTGTGGGGACGAAGGCGGCCGGCTGGATGTGGTCGTAGGCCATGGCGGGGTGGGTCTCCGTTCGAATCGGGGAGAAGTGTCAGTGAGTGTCATTCCGATGCGCGAGAGTGCGTCGATGCGCTGGCGCGGGAGTGCCGGCGGGGGCGTCAATCCATGTCCGCCAGTGCCTTGTAGAGCGGCTCGTACAAGGCCTCGACCAGGGACTTGTCGATCGCGGGCATGGCGGATTCGGCACTGAAGTAGGGGGCGAGGAGTGCGTGCATGCTCGCCAGCAGGCTGGTGGCGGGGGTGTCGGTGGCCGCGAGGCCCGCCTCGCGTGGTGAGAAGGCGGCGTCGACGAATACGACGCGAGCAGGCACTCCGCCCCGCACGAGGCGGCCGATGACCTGCCACATCACGACCAGCTGGTCCCAGGTGAACGCCTCCTTCTCGGCCTTGGGGAGGCTGGTCCACGACAGTCGGCGAGTCAGGAAGCGGTTCCAGGCGCGGCGGGCGTCACGCCGGAAGGCGAGCCCCGCCCGGTCGGGGGTGCCTTCCCGGCGGGCCAGGCGCCGCAGGCCCTCGCCCGTGCCACGGATCTGCCGTACCGCCCAGTCGTTGACGGCCTGCACGGCGAGTGCGATGTCGTCGGGACGGGGGTGTGGGCGGGCCAGGAAGTAGACGGTGCCGATGGCTGCCTTGCCTCCGGGAACGACAATGTTGTGGCCGCGTTCGACGGCGAGGAGCGGGGCGACGAGAAGTTCCCCGTCGGCCTGGCCTCCGCGCGCCCAGCCCGCCACGTCGCCCCGTCGCAGAGCCTTCGCCTCGGCGGTATGCGGCAGGGCGCTCCAGGCCGTGTCGAGGTCGGCGTCGTCGGAGACGAGCCGGGAGACCCGACCGGCCCATTCGGGGATCGAGTTGAGGTACGCGGCGGCCCTGCGGGCCTCCTCGTAGCTGCCGACGAGGAGCAGCAGGCGGCGCCTATCGAGGTCTTCGATGTCGTCGAGTTCCTGCTGGAGGGCGCTGACCGAGCCGGTGAGGCTGCGGTCGGGCTCGGCGAGCTGGTGCAGCATCTGGACTAGGGCGGCCGGGCGTTCCTCCGGGTC contains:
- a CDS encoding nSTAND1 domain-containing NTPase, translating into MRNRLQLLLQVMLVLVASLLGIVTNYATNENDVPWLLHLLQQVAIPAIGLLIVTMVVVQVVVYRLENPAPPPTDWPRDRVPYPGLDAFVEDEAAVFFGRRAQSEDLTHRLHAVQDRPADRFLVLVGASGSGKSSLVRAGVMPRLRGRRWSVLPAFSPGPNPLGALASAIATAGGEPESVNAVLRRLRLDPTALLAELSGLRGGRFRRMLLVVDQFEEVITLAGERERTQFLDALHACVTRDSRIRVLATLRVDFLGQLLGTDHAELFQHPVAIGALGRSQLGQAVEQPGTLVGLSFAPGVVEAIVNDAGTDDALPLLAYLLQELYFASGPGEMVTEELYHRLGGVAGALARQADHTVAELGAEGDSIDFVLRVLLRFVTVQGQEVARRRVPLAELTAQERRVVDAFVEARLLMSDVRVAQEPYAQVTHEALFRQWAPLRQEVEARAEQLRQRAELEQWAEDWERSGRSADYLLTGERLTLAQRWLLILQETGQAAEATQSLVESSQRHDLAFLRRVSDSIGQYALGAVEQQPEQSLLLTLAALGECTPTAAARRGLMTALASSHLRTQLDGHTDTVRHIAWSPNGLLLATASRDGTARVFDAQSGRSLRVLPSEGAMVEGVAWSPDSTQIATVGRDHVVRIWDAASGEPLRLLTGASYIGRQVAWSPNGRWIAGTSRDQTVRVWAANTGDLVHELHGHHDDVWGIAWSPDSTRLASASHDQTALVWDLSTGTSVTTLTGHSDFVEGIAWSPDGRLIATGSGDHTVRIFDAESGALRLLVRGHTDYVWNVAWSPDGQMLASASSDQTVRIVDAHDARVIAVLRGHTDTVWGVTWSPSGGQLATSSTDGTGRVWDLRPHGAESLLLDGHRGPVNQAAWSRDDTRIATASDDGIVRVWDAATGALSGPVVEQTDRVWSAAWSPLDDRLAISTNDGVFRIVHTSQDNALDHRGAVVESVAWSPDGNRIATGDHDGTVRVWSSQAGAELSSLAGHQDWINRIAWSSSGRLLASASDDRTCRLWDVAECRQLTVLRGHDNYVDDVAWSPDEQRIATASGDWTAAVWNTTTGRHIESLKGHEGRVRAIDWSPDGRLIATGSDDRTVRIWSSATFEEIAIVGVHQDKVASVAWSRDGTRLLTASFDGTARVWPADPDFNRLEAGARGRVFRVLSDDERRHHMLPLAR
- a CDS encoding pPIWI_RE module domain-containing protein, whose product is MAYDHIQPAAFVPTPGGDPFLMPHYALAFPRAWRDPLKDHWQHGKPERRDRGKVSVPIKRLNQVIAAVAPDLVSVAKRAPLDDGWPWLYANAPYPKAVMSTFIHAWLRDLQPGPEGHAKVKETASLLDIDGLEWDLLSVDMLEQTVGDGGTAVPADHLWRLLPEVLAARIARQVPAYEHFGERLSFRQVAMDAGAPGAELVSWPPLEHPTGRGAKAKVWNYSAYIRICLRTAPFDPTPRIHISTGVRRWVRGPVWLPQRGSASVYLLADQSLVPDGPAPERFAVGGLRWVPQTGGYAWVQGGPEGMLNQISAVPRFPSPDLMAKEPETWLTGRDGVTAAVVHHTMMGRHGVQAGIAPQERRRLTEWATAALSPEFMRVSTSRRSGIRRQTPHNVLESTASVPKKATDEDKARIDRENVERQARNAARRRPLLVRAVGPAGLTAVLLHQTDTMRDHLVAAAEENLGLAQHRTAGGPDLWQWDHPDLTVRLHVRQAGELVGPLGEGSTLRRGDEWDAAMDTRRRAARDAMRTWTTDLGTHPQLAFVELEGKDGFRRRTSDPKSALRVGLADAGLVSQFLDLPDPDGTKPEAVSDPHRAKAAWSDGLRQLGMRFLPEHSLGAAIPEALNQLAFWLVKRNVSRDNKYPQFTPIAVLIRPGQDCVLGRTAETSDWVPYPELLRSLTGKIRSTDLRTRKQQEDATALFVKQTLYKLRGEPTLVLTHAQNTRQRWPWLTNPGLAVDRLSLGAGPLQRLAAHGRRLRVVRIASHDREETPQWWAPDGDVGAGVAKGLWVPADAPQDNRLFASTSDKASQHGHPRDISKFTEHRNTAGRSLRMPGTPAWNPEILDLCMAALQPGDDPEQWAMYVHQQRFPDDYANALQLPLALHLARLAAKYAEPMEDTEQADPGTASIGATPEHGDEDGSESEA
- a CDS encoding NIPSNAP family protein — encoded protein: MPKTTQLRTYTVREGMLDEWVERWRAEIVPLRLELGFSIGGAWVDRERNQFVWLISYEGPETFADRNALYWASPERKAMNLDPDEYLVHTDDRTVEAVEPQL